The Globicephala melas chromosome 20, mGloMel1.2, whole genome shotgun sequence genome contains a region encoding:
- the LOC115855917 gene encoding uncharacterized protein, which produces MADQLFQRKPRDHEQLRPDPDSDSEGLFDKPPPEEPPAVRRPKSAGAAGRKAGRRTGGRAQGARPGQPPKAAARPQPQEEAPPLHEGCYLDHFPHLSIFIYAAIAFSITSCIFTYIHLQLA; this is translated from the coding sequence ATGGCTGACCAACTCTTCCAGCGCAAACCCCGGGACCACGAGCAGCTTCGCCCGGACCCCGACTCTGACTCCGAAGGCCTGTTTGACAAGCCTCCTCCAGAAGAGCCCCCCGCTGTCCGCCGGCCCAAGTCGGCGGGGGCCGCGGGCAGGAAGGCCGGTCGGCGCACTGGTGGGAGGGCGCAGGGGGCCCGCCCTGGGCAGCCCCCCAAGGCCGCGGCgcgcccccagccccaggaggaGGCGCCTCCACTGCACGAGGGCTGCTATCTCGACCATTTTCCGCACCTCTCCATCTTTATCTACGCGGCCATCGCCTTCTCCATCACCTCCTGCATCTTTACCTATATCCATTTACAGCTAGCCTGA
- the MIS12 gene encoding protein MIS12 homolog — protein sequence MSVDPMTYEAQFFGFTPQTCMLRIYIAFQDYLFEVMQAVEQVILKKLDGIPDCAISPVQIRKCTEKFLCFMKGRFDNLFGKMEQLFLQLILRIPPNVLLPEDKPQETHPYSEEEFQLLQKEIEQLQEKYKTELCTKQALLAELEEQKIVQAKLKQTLSLFDELENVGRDHGTSDFRESLLFLVQNSRKLHNIRDNVEKEGKRLKIC from the coding sequence ATGTCTGTTGATCCGATGACCTATGAGGCCCAGTTCTTTGGCTTCACACCGCAAACTTGCATGCTTAGGATCTACATTGCATTTCAAGACTACCTATTTGAAGTGATGCAGGCTGTTGAACAGGTTATTCTGAAGAAGCTGGATGGCATCCCAGACTGTGCGATTAGCCCAGTCCAGATTCGTAAGTGCACGGAAAAGTTTCTTTGCTTCATGAAAGGACGTTTTGATAACCTTTTTGGCAAAATGGAGCAGCTGTTTTTACAGTTGATCTTGCGTATTCCCCCAAACGTCTTGCTTCCGGAAGATAAACCTCAGGAGACGCATCCTTACAGTGAGGAAGAATTCCAGCTTCTCCAAAAAGAAATTGAACAGTTACAGGAGAAGTATAAGACTGAATTATGCACTAAGCAGGCCCTTCTTGCAGAATTAGAAGAGCAAAAAATTGTTCAGGCCAAACTCAAACAGACATTGTCTTTGTTTGATGAGCTTGAAAATGTTGGCAGAGACCACGGGACTAGTGATTTTAGGGAGAGCTTGCTGTTCCTGGTTCAGAACTCCAGAAAACTACACAATATTAGAGACAATGTGGAAAAGGAAggcaaaagactgaaaatatgTTAA